The Nocardioides humi genome includes a region encoding these proteins:
- a CDS encoding phosphotransferase family protein, with product MNTSPRSFALDGSRQITTPVHGLDELRERFAAWLGRRVGAPVSLEEFAPPRGSGSSAVSVLVSATWESDAGSSTLELVLRLPPRAEAVPLFPTYPLATQAAVLEVLGGLDRVPVPAVYAFEESPEALGSPFLVMERVHGEIPTGNPSYAIEGWLLDAAPHERRRVQDGTIGCLAAVHATPDPAARLPHLATNGNVDALRAHVAAQQDHYAWTVSLDGVRVPVIERAFEWIESHWPSDPGEPVLSWGDARLGNVVFREFEPVAVLDWDMAALGPRELDLAWFLLSHEVNQGTAEAMGLPGLPGFCATEDVVASYEARTGHQVRDLDFYRVYAALRLSTIRAQVTRRLIHQGLEPPESGDDYAGHPSILATLLEQLS from the coding sequence ATGAATACCTCTCCCCGCAGCTTCGCGCTGGACGGCTCCCGCCAGATCACCACACCCGTCCACGGGCTCGACGAGCTGCGCGAGCGTTTCGCAGCCTGGCTCGGCCGCCGGGTCGGCGCACCGGTGTCGCTCGAGGAGTTCGCACCGCCGCGGGGCAGTGGCAGCTCGGCCGTTTCGGTCCTGGTCAGCGCGACCTGGGAGTCGGACGCGGGATCGTCGACGCTGGAGCTGGTGCTCCGCCTTCCCCCACGCGCCGAGGCCGTCCCGCTCTTCCCCACGTACCCCCTCGCCACCCAGGCCGCGGTGCTCGAAGTCCTGGGCGGGCTCGACCGGGTGCCGGTCCCCGCGGTCTACGCGTTCGAGGAGTCTCCGGAGGCGCTGGGCTCGCCGTTCCTCGTGATGGAGCGGGTCCACGGCGAGATTCCAACCGGCAACCCGTCCTACGCGATCGAGGGGTGGCTGCTGGACGCGGCACCCCACGAGCGCCGCCGGGTACAGGACGGAACCATCGGGTGTCTGGCCGCCGTCCACGCCACCCCCGATCCGGCGGCCCGGCTCCCGCACCTGGCGACGAACGGCAACGTCGACGCCCTCCGTGCGCACGTCGCGGCGCAGCAGGACCACTACGCATGGACCGTCAGCCTGGATGGAGTGCGGGTGCCGGTCATCGAGCGAGCCTTCGAGTGGATCGAGTCGCACTGGCCGAGCGATCCGGGGGAGCCGGTCCTGAGCTGGGGTGACGCCAGACTGGGCAACGTGGTTTTCCGCGAGTTCGAGCCGGTCGCGGTCCTCGACTGGGACATGGCCGCCCTCGGGCCGCGTGAGCTCGATCTCGCGTGGTTCCTTCTCTCGCACGAGGTCAACCAGGGCACGGCCGAGGCCATGGGCCTGCCTGGGCTACCGGGGTTCTGCGCGACCGAGGACGTCGTGGCGAGCTACGAGGCACGGACCGGACACCAGGTGCGCGACCTCGACTTCTATCGCGTCTACGCCGCCCTGCGGCTGAGCACCATCCGGGCCCAGGTCACGCGCCGGCTCATCCACCAGGGGCTCGAGCCGCCGGAGTCCGGCGACGACTACGCAGGTCACCCATCGATCCTCGCGACGCTGCTTGAGCAGCTCTCCTAG
- a CDS encoding alpha/beta hydrolase fold domain-containing protein: MADLRAKVVALNDRFYDPPEHSFDEVDAGGVPSAWVRSPDAGEGRVVLYFHGGGYGTGSIHTHRDLAARISRAARAAVLSVDYRLAPEHRFPAAVDDGLAAYDWLLDVEGYVGAQVSFSGDSAGAGLALGLGLACRDLGRPLPSSIAVISPLGDLAHSGASVQERAARDPLVSVKGSHAYATRYVRSWHDLRNPYASPVFGDFAGMPPVLLLVGTEEALHDDSTRIAATIERNGGEVDLSVWEGMVHDWPLFSSQVSEGQQAVDELGAFVDKRFG, from the coding sequence ATGGCCGACTTGCGCGCCAAGGTGGTCGCCCTCAACGACCGATTCTACGACCCGCCGGAGCACTCGTTCGACGAGGTCGATGCAGGCGGCGTCCCGTCCGCGTGGGTGCGCAGTCCCGACGCCGGCGAGGGCCGGGTGGTCCTCTACTTCCACGGCGGTGGCTACGGCACGGGGTCGATCCACACTCACCGCGACCTGGCGGCCCGGATCTCCCGGGCCGCCCGTGCGGCGGTGCTGTCGGTCGACTACCGGCTGGCGCCCGAGCACCGGTTCCCCGCGGCCGTCGATGACGGACTGGCAGCCTACGACTGGCTCCTCGACGTGGAGGGGTACGTCGGTGCGCAGGTCTCCTTCAGCGGGGACTCCGCCGGCGCGGGCCTGGCGCTCGGGCTCGGCCTGGCCTGTCGCGACCTGGGTCGTCCGCTGCCGTCCAGCATCGCGGTGATCTCTCCGCTCGGGGACCTTGCCCACTCCGGAGCCTCCGTACAGGAGCGGGCTGCCCGGGATCCGCTGGTCTCCGTCAAGGGCAGCCACGCCTACGCGACTCGCTACGTCCGTAGCTGGCACGACCTGCGCAACCCGTACGCATCGCCCGTCTTCGGGGACTTTGCGGGCATGCCGCCGGTACTGCTCCTGGTCGGCACCGAGGAGGCGCTCCATGACGACTCGACACGGATCGCCGCGACGATCGAGAGAAACGGCGGCGAGGTCGACCTGTCGGTGTGGGAGGGGATGGTCCACGACTGGCCGCTGTTCTCGAGCCAGGTGTCCGAGGGCCAGCAAGCCGTCGACGAGCTCGGTGCCTTCGTGGACAAGCGGTTCGGATGA
- a CDS encoding CaiB/BaiF CoA transferase family protein, whose product MTPRTGALSDVRVVDLTQMLAGPFCTMVLADLGADVVKVEPLSGDMVRELGPFASDDTMWAFGGYFQSVNRNKRSIALDLKSPAGREAFLSLIDSAHVVVENYRSGVMDRLGLGYEMLAERNPALVYAAIRGFGDERTGASPYREWPAFDVVAQAVGGLVGINGRPGQPTKAGPGVGDLFPAVLAAVGILAALRDAERTGRGQFLDVAMADAVLALCERIVYQHSYTGAVPAPEGNGHPMLSPFDIFPCVDGWVAIAAHRDHFWARLCGLVGRPELASHPDYATNAARVQHRDAVATLITDWASARTRDEVVEVLGGQVPCGPVHDAESLTHDAHFAARDMLVRLAQPGSSQELAVVGSPIKLAGTPVDTFRRAPLLGEDADDLLLEAGYDEARIAALRSGGALAPRPV is encoded by the coding sequence ATGACCCCGAGGACGGGGGCGCTGTCCGACGTCCGAGTCGTCGACCTCACCCAGATGCTGGCGGGACCCTTCTGCACCATGGTGCTCGCCGACCTCGGGGCCGATGTGGTCAAGGTCGAGCCGCTCAGTGGGGACATGGTCCGCGAGCTCGGCCCTTTCGCCTCCGACGACACGATGTGGGCGTTCGGCGGCTACTTCCAGAGCGTCAACCGCAACAAGCGGAGCATCGCCCTGGATCTGAAGAGCCCCGCAGGTCGCGAGGCGTTCCTCAGCCTGATCGACTCGGCGCACGTGGTGGTGGAGAACTACCGCAGTGGAGTGATGGACCGCCTCGGGCTCGGCTACGAGATGCTGGCCGAGCGAAATCCGGCCCTGGTCTACGCCGCGATCCGTGGCTTCGGCGACGAGCGTACCGGTGCGAGCCCCTACCGCGAGTGGCCGGCCTTCGACGTGGTCGCCCAGGCGGTCGGCGGACTGGTCGGGATCAACGGCCGGCCCGGCCAGCCGACCAAGGCCGGGCCTGGGGTCGGCGATCTGTTCCCCGCGGTGCTGGCTGCCGTCGGCATCCTGGCGGCCCTGAGGGACGCCGAGCGCACCGGGCGGGGCCAGTTCCTCGACGTTGCCATGGCCGACGCCGTGTTGGCGCTGTGTGAGCGGATCGTCTACCAGCACTCCTACACGGGCGCGGTTCCAGCTCCGGAGGGCAACGGGCACCCGATGCTGAGCCCGTTCGACATCTTCCCGTGTGTCGACGGGTGGGTGGCGATCGCGGCGCACCGGGACCACTTCTGGGCTCGGCTCTGCGGGCTCGTCGGACGTCCGGAGCTCGCCTCGCACCCTGACTACGCCACCAACGCCGCGCGGGTCCAGCACCGCGACGCCGTGGCGACACTGATCACCGACTGGGCCTCGGCACGCACCCGCGACGAGGTGGTCGAGGTGCTCGGTGGACAGGTGCCGTGCGGACCCGTCCACGACGCGGAGTCGCTCACTCACGACGCGCACTTCGCGGCGCGCGACATGTTGGTGCGGCTCGCACAGCCGGGGAGCTCCCAGGAGCTCGCTGTGGTGGGCAGCCCGATCAAGCTCGCCGGCACTCCGGTCGACACCTTCCGACGAGCCCCTCTGCTGGGGGAGGACGCCGACGACCTGCTCCTCGAGGCGGGCTACGACGAGGCACGGATCGCCGCGTTGCGGAGCGGCGGCGCTCTCGCGCCGCGTCCGGTCTGA
- a CDS encoding LLM class flavin-dependent oxidoreductase — protein sequence MKFGYAATFQNCFKARSDYDVWRDELRLTDFVIDNGFDSVWATEHHFTDYEMSPNPLQYLSWVVGRSSSIEIGTMVLVIPWHDPMRIAEEVAVLDHLADGRFTFGIGRGVCDFEYQGMRIPMEESRERFDEIADIVLEALETGRIEEKPRKFYPMAPRDIRPEPFKSFKGRLVAAAGSTPSLPIMARLGAGLLLVPSKSWDQIEEETGIYRGHWAEMHPDTPAPRPLLDQFIFVHEDAEVAKQKAHQYLGTYYREVLKHYKFGASGLEKVKGYEGYTQWETKIAADPDGHVNDFIERNAWGTPDQVIEKLTHAHQRTNCSQILAHAFMGACRPTRPSTA from the coding sequence ATGAAGTTCGGCTACGCAGCGACGTTCCAGAATTGCTTCAAGGCCCGCAGCGACTACGACGTTTGGCGCGACGAGCTGCGGCTCACCGACTTCGTGATCGACAACGGCTTCGACTCCGTCTGGGCGACGGAGCACCACTTCACCGACTACGAGATGAGCCCCAATCCGCTGCAGTACCTCTCCTGGGTGGTCGGCCGCTCGTCCTCGATCGAGATCGGCACCATGGTGCTGGTCATCCCGTGGCACGACCCGATGCGCATCGCCGAGGAGGTCGCCGTCCTCGACCACCTCGCCGACGGCAGGTTCACCTTCGGCATCGGCCGTGGGGTCTGCGACTTCGAGTACCAGGGGATGCGGATCCCGATGGAGGAGTCGCGCGAGAGGTTCGACGAGATCGCCGACATCGTGCTCGAGGCGCTGGAGACCGGTCGGATCGAGGAGAAGCCACGCAAGTTCTACCCGATGGCGCCCCGGGACATCCGGCCCGAGCCTTTCAAGTCGTTCAAGGGCCGGCTGGTGGCCGCGGCCGGCTCGACCCCGTCCCTGCCGATCATGGCGCGGCTCGGTGCCGGCCTGCTGCTGGTGCCCAGCAAGTCGTGGGACCAGATCGAGGAGGAGACCGGGATCTACCGCGGCCACTGGGCCGAGATGCACCCGGACACGCCGGCGCCGCGGCCGTTGCTCGACCAGTTCATCTTCGTCCATGAGGACGCGGAGGTGGCCAAGCAGAAGGCTCACCAGTACCTCGGCACCTACTACCGTGAGGTGCTCAAGCACTACAAGTTCGGTGCCTCGGGGCTGGAGAAGGTCAAGGGCTATGAGGGGTACACCCAGTGGGAGACGAAGATCGCCGCGGACCCCGACGGTCACGTCAACGACTTCATCGAGCGCAACGCCTGGGGAACCCCGGACCAGGTGATCGAGAAGCTCACCCATGCCCACCAGCGGACCAACTGCAGCCAGATCCTCGCCCACGCCTTCATGGGGGCATGCCGACCGACGAGGCCGAGCACAGCCTGA
- a CDS encoding DUF7064 domain-containing protein → MITATDVAYHPPPPGEPDWAETNFFGFHVPARNLCGATYLVARQGLGVAMSDVTLFDRLSLDRKDSLHSHTRQHLIAPDDLASYALPTGLRVRSTRPPYDYELSYHGSEGVEFDLAFAALMEPHDIQAGGSPEGAAPADILDTHFRGHFDLTGRVTGTLRLGEQVVAVDCVDTMDHSWGPRPERRTGPGGCWLSAHFSPERAMHCLFTYEWSRPPHEQYTFVRGYVLDDGEVHEVTEASMRSTRVGHVPVARELIVHDCRGRLHRLFGTAVSGTSVGWFAAMEIYYLLYRWESDGAIGHGAAQENLVTSGFTEQNVRLQAPGTGSRCTPCPS, encoded by the coding sequence TTGATCACCGCGACCGACGTGGCCTACCACCCGCCGCCTCCGGGTGAACCCGACTGGGCAGAGACCAACTTCTTCGGCTTCCACGTGCCTGCGCGCAACCTGTGCGGGGCGACGTATCTCGTGGCACGCCAGGGGCTCGGTGTCGCGATGTCGGACGTCACGCTCTTCGATCGGCTCAGCCTGGACCGCAAGGACTCGTTGCACAGCCACACGCGACAGCACCTGATCGCACCGGACGACCTCGCGTCGTACGCGTTACCGACAGGGCTGAGGGTCCGCAGCACTCGACCGCCGTATGACTATGAACTGAGCTACCACGGTTCCGAGGGGGTCGAATTCGACCTCGCGTTCGCCGCACTGATGGAGCCGCACGACATCCAGGCCGGCGGGTCGCCGGAGGGTGCGGCACCGGCCGACATCCTGGACACGCACTTCCGGGGTCACTTCGATCTCACCGGGCGGGTCACCGGCACACTCCGCCTCGGGGAACAGGTCGTGGCCGTCGACTGCGTGGACACGATGGATCACAGCTGGGGTCCAAGACCCGAGCGGCGCACCGGGCCCGGTGGCTGCTGGCTCAGTGCCCATTTCTCGCCCGAGCGCGCGATGCACTGCCTGTTCACCTACGAGTGGTCGCGCCCCCCGCACGAGCAGTACACGTTCGTCCGCGGTTACGTCCTCGACGACGGCGAGGTGCACGAGGTCACCGAGGCGTCGATGCGCTCGACGCGTGTGGGCCACGTCCCTGTGGCGCGTGAGCTCATCGTGCACGACTGCCGCGGTCGGCTGCACCGCCTGTTCGGCACGGCGGTCTCGGGGACCTCGGTCGGGTGGTTCGCTGCGATGGAGATCTACTACCTCCTCTATCGCTGGGAGTCCGACGGCGCCATTGGCCATGGCGCCGCGCAGGAGAACCTCGTCACCAGCGGCTTCACCGAGCAGAACGTGAGGCTCCAGGCCCCGGGCACCGGATCGAGGTGCACGCCGTGTCCATCCTGA
- a CDS encoding TetR/AcrR family transcriptional regulator, whose translation MSRNRQQERSDTSTRLLLEAAGDLISEVGYAGMTLAAVGERAGYSRGIVTIKFGSKANLLAAVVDRITSGWSHKRWLPEIKDKNGLDGFLALIKAISDEFERDTRGVRLLYALMFEAVQSREEGLREQFVEWHRAYRADLADILRRGIKDGSVRSGIVVEDEAAAVISGLRGIGYQWIIDPLGFAAVPALRHLYESTEARLRPLDDRS comes from the coding sequence GTGTCGCGCAACCGGCAGCAGGAGCGATCCGACACCTCCACCCGCCTGCTCCTGGAGGCGGCGGGCGACCTCATCTCCGAGGTCGGATACGCCGGGATGACGCTGGCGGCCGTCGGCGAGCGAGCGGGCTACAGTCGGGGGATCGTCACGATCAAGTTCGGCTCCAAGGCCAATCTGCTCGCCGCCGTGGTCGATCGGATCACCTCGGGCTGGAGCCACAAGCGCTGGCTGCCTGAGATCAAGGACAAGAACGGTCTTGACGGCTTCCTTGCGCTGATCAAGGCGATCAGCGACGAGTTCGAACGGGACACGCGCGGGGTGAGGCTGCTCTACGCGCTGATGTTCGAGGCGGTCCAGTCGCGAGAGGAGGGGCTCCGCGAGCAGTTCGTGGAATGGCACCGTGCCTACCGGGCCGACCTCGCCGACATCCTGCGCCGCGGCATCAAGGACGGTTCCGTGCGCTCGGGCATCGTCGTCGAGGACGAAGCGGCCGCCGTGATCTCCGGGCTGCGCGGCATCGGCTACCAGTGGATCATCGACCCGCTCGGCTTCGCCGCCGTCCCTGCCCTGCGCCACCTCTACGAGTCCACCGAGGCTCGGCTGCGTCCCCTCGACGATCGGTCCTGA
- a CDS encoding dihydrodipicolinate synthase family protein yields MGATPFDDQGRLDEDALRAHVQWLSSEGISVLPASASSGEGPLLSDEEVFRVWEIVVEEAAGRFPVVVANREFPTAAENIRFAREAESRGLDGIQLYPPTLGHVIAPTTDVLEAFYEDVLPHVRLPVLVSSNQATGFEVPLAVHERLLARHEHIFAFYKNHSDLMNCASAYARMAPRTTVLTGFVRLPMAFLLGATGELDHVQNLMPRTARALHDALHTGDLARASTAYARIVEAQAATTRFGQEEGLNRMPVYKGVLRALGRPGTWATRAPYRPLSDEQQSRLAAVVDRLGLAELEGLA; encoded by the coding sequence ATGGGCGCGACGCCCTTCGACGACCAGGGACGCCTCGACGAGGACGCGTTGCGCGCCCACGTGCAATGGCTCTCGTCGGAGGGGATCAGCGTCCTGCCCGCCAGTGCCTCGTCGGGAGAGGGGCCGCTGCTGTCCGACGAGGAGGTCTTCCGGGTCTGGGAGATCGTCGTCGAGGAGGCCGCCGGACGGTTTCCCGTGGTGGTCGCCAACCGCGAGTTCCCGACCGCGGCGGAGAACATCCGGTTCGCCCGGGAGGCGGAGAGTCGCGGCCTCGACGGGATCCAGCTCTACCCGCCGACGCTCGGCCACGTCATCGCACCGACGACCGACGTACTCGAAGCCTTCTACGAGGACGTACTGCCGCACGTGCGGCTGCCCGTGCTCGTCTCGAGCAACCAAGCGACCGGCTTCGAGGTGCCGCTCGCCGTGCACGAGCGACTGCTCGCCCGCCACGAGCACATCTTCGCCTTCTACAAGAACCACTCCGACCTGATGAACTGTGCCAGCGCCTACGCCCGGATGGCACCTCGGACGACCGTTCTCACCGGCTTCGTCAGGCTGCCGATGGCGTTTCTCCTCGGCGCGACTGGCGAGCTCGACCACGTGCAGAACCTGATGCCGCGGACGGCTCGCGCGCTGCACGACGCGCTGCACACCGGAGATCTCGCGCGCGCGAGCACGGCGTATGCACGGATCGTCGAGGCGCAGGCAGCCACGACGCGGTTCGGGCAGGAGGAAGGGCTCAACCGCATGCCGGTCTACAAGGGCGTGCTCCGGGCACTGGGCCGACCGGGGACCTGGGCCACGCGCGCGCCGTACCGACCCCTGTCCGACGAGCAGCAGAGCCGACTCGCCGCGGTCGTCGACCGACTGGGGCTGGCCGAGCTCGAGGGACTGGCCTGA
- a CDS encoding SDR family NAD(P)-dependent oxidoreductase — MIACCLTTIVEHMESQTLAGRAAIVTGAGGAIGSAIASRLAKAGADVAIVDRDFTFTAQWGGHASASEIAALVTAAGQRVVVAEGDAADRSFVESVVARAERAFDRVDVLVNCAGGALTPAEDSFASTISDADLELLFAANYRSTVNFCQSAVPRMRAQGSGSVVNITSGVGHLVPRDGSLAHYLAAKAAVTSYTVSLANEIGQYGIRVNAVSPGLVMGPRTAAQAADRGAGREEARERVALRRFGDPDDIAKVVEFFAGDLSSYVTGQLLAVTGG; from the coding sequence TTGATTGCTTGTTGTCTAACAACTATCGTTGAGCACATGGAGAGCCAGACGCTTGCCGGTCGTGCCGCGATCGTCACCGGCGCCGGCGGTGCCATCGGCAGCGCGATCGCGTCCCGGCTGGCCAAGGCCGGCGCCGATGTCGCGATCGTCGACCGGGACTTCACGTTCACGGCCCAGTGGGGCGGCCACGCGTCGGCCTCCGAGATCGCCGCGCTGGTGACGGCTGCCGGGCAGCGGGTGGTCGTGGCCGAGGGTGATGCTGCCGATCGCTCGTTCGTGGAGTCGGTCGTGGCGCGGGCCGAGCGTGCGTTCGATCGCGTCGACGTCCTGGTCAACTGCGCCGGGGGCGCCCTCACGCCCGCCGAGGACAGTTTCGCCTCGACGATCTCCGACGCCGACCTCGAGCTGCTCTTCGCAGCGAACTACCGCTCGACGGTCAATTTCTGCCAGTCGGCCGTGCCGAGAATGCGCGCACAGGGCTCCGGCTCGGTCGTCAACATCACCTCGGGGGTGGGTCACCTCGTGCCCCGCGACGGCTCGCTGGCGCACTATCTTGCCGCCAAGGCGGCGGTCACCTCCTACACCGTCTCCCTCGCCAACGAGATCGGGCAGTACGGCATCAGGGTGAACGCCGTTTCGCCCGGGTTGGTCATGGGGCCGCGCACCGCCGCTCAGGCGGCTGATCGGGGCGCGGGCCGAGAGGAGGCCCGTGAGCGTGTGGCGCTGCGCCGTTTCGGTGATCCCGACGACATCGCGAAGGTGGTGGAGTTCTTCGCCGGTGACCTCTCGTCGTACGTGACCGGCCAGTTGCTGGCCGTCACCGGCGGCTGA